GGAGAGGCTGGCTGTCTCCATGCCTGAGGTTCCCTTTCCCCTGTGCTGTGCTGGAGGTCATATTTCCTACACGGCAGCCAAGGTCAGCGAAAAGCACTGGCTTGGACCTATACACCCAgatagatttgttttatttttaattttattttattattttttttgcggtacgcgggcctctcactgttgtggcctctcccgttgcggagcacaggctccggacgcgcaggcccagcggccatggctcacgggcccagccgccccgcggcatgtgggatcctcccggaccggggcacgaacccgcgtcccctgcatcggcaggcggactctcaacaactgcgccaccagggaagccttagatttgttttaaaatcactagctatttactttttaaaaatttaataagctttaattttttagagcagttttaggcttaTAGTAAAATTGAGGGGAAAATGTAGAGAGTTCCCACGTACCCCCTGCCCTACACAGGCACAGAATCCCACTGTCAAGATTCTCACTAGAGGGCACGTTTGTTACTAAAAATGAACCTGcactgatacatcattatcactcaaagtccaaagtttacattagggttcactcttggtgttatacaccctatgggtttggacaaatgtgtaatgatacGTAGCTACCATTATAGTACCATACACAAGAGATTCACTGCCCTGTAAAACCTCTGAGCTCTGCTGATTCACTCCTCTCCTctccaacccttggcaaccactgatttttttttactgtctccataattttgtctttttccagaatgtcatagagttggaatcgtACAGGattagtcttttcagattggcttctttcacttagtaatatgcatttaagtttctcccatgtcttttcatggcttgagagctcatttctttttagcaatgaacaatattccattgtctggatgtaccatagtttattcatcCACTCACCTATCGAAAGACATTTTGGTTGAGCCCAACTTTGGGCCGTTATaaataaatctgctataaacatctgggtgcaggttttcatgtggatataagttttcaactcatttgggtaaataccaaggagcagttttgtaagaaactgacaaactgtcttccaaagtgactgcgccattttgcattcccaccagcaatgactCTTTCTTCACATCCTCCTCAGCGTTTGGTGGTGTCGGTGTTTTCGATTTCGGTCGTTCTTCTAGGTGTGTAGcggtatttcactgtggttttaattcacAAGTCTCTAATGATCTgggatgtggaacatcttttcatgtatttacttgccatctgtatatcttctttagtgcgGTGTCTGTTCGGGccacttgctgggattttgattgggatcgCACTGATTTACAGACCAAGTTAGGAAGAGCTGACATCTTGATGAaatgagtcttcctatccatgaacatgaactACCTTTGCAATTACTTGGTTCTTCTTTGATCTCTTTCATCAGAACTTTATAGTTGTCCTCATATAGAGCTTGTACAAATATTTGTCAGATTTATAcctaagtttttcattttgggggtgctAATTTAAATAGTAATATAATAGTGTATGTTTAAGTTAATCAAAGGGAAGATTCTTCCGGGCTGGTCTGGCCTATTCAGGTAGGCCTCTTAAAAGAAGACTTAGGCCTTCACTGAGATCAGAGAGGCTTTAATGCTGGCCTCAAAGAAGATTAAACCTCCATGAGTTCTATAGttgcaaaaaaattaattctgcCACATGAGCAGGGAAGAGGGTCCTGAACCTAGATgagaccccagccccagccaacactttaactgcagccttgtgagatcttgagcagaggacccagctaagccttGGCGAGACTCCTGACTCacggaaactgtgagataacaaaatgtttgctgaatttgTGGTACTCCATTACACAGTAGCAGAACAAATACACTATGTATAGCACTGACTTTTGGGAAATAGGGGAGCTGGGTGTGCAAATATGAGGCTTTcacattttttgaatttttacaatgaatatatattaattttgcagttaagggaaaggaaaatgctaaaggacttgtttttaaaagaattttcttctcCTCTTACACTCCTTTTAAAAAGCACACGCAAAAGCAGACAGCATCCGACCCCCACCCCGCTCCTGGTGACTGCGAGGCCTGAAGCCTGAGAGTCCCCCTTTGTGTTCtcactgcatttttctttccctaaGAAAGTCAAAGCAACTTCATCTCAGGCCCAGAGGTGGTCCTATCCCCGCCTCCAGGGGGCAGCATCGTGCATCCAAAGTCTTTGACATCTTTCTACACGCCTGGGACATGCAGCGGCTCTGTCACATTCGCAGTCTTCCCACCCACGACCTGAGCTGGATAAGTCACAGCTGAACAGAGgcgggggatggggcaggggtgtTCAGACCCAAAGGGACATGCCCACAGCAGGACTGGACCCAGGAAGTCAAACTCTCCTTCCttgctccttccctccttctcgtTCACATTTTCAGCATCTTATAGTCCGTAAAGCCTATTCATccccattattttatttgttcctcaTAAGATCTTGTACTCAGGAAGGAAAGGTCACTAATTCCATTTTGcaggtggaaaaactgaggcatagaaaagaaaaaaagaagctcaggagctggggcaaaaaaaaaaaaaaaaagaaagaaaaacatttcctgaTGAATCCATTTTACATCATTCTCTTCTCTACCCCGTTCTCCATCCAACACCCGCTCCCACCCCGCTGGCCTCCTGCACTTGTCTTCCAGCCACAGTTTActcaggcaggaggaggaggagagctgaGCCTTCTGGTCAATCAACTCCTCAGCCCGGTGCACAGCAAtaatgaaatgtaaatttttgATGGGGTACAGAACTGAATCTTAATGAAAGGCATTATTAAATTCAGCAAAACACAGAGAAATTTTAACTGAACAGAACTGATTATTCCATTAAAAGGTAATAGGTTGCAGCTTGCCTCTTTCGTTGTCTAGACAAATCACTTAGATACACATGTGCTGGTTTTAATTAGCGCCATGGAAATTAAGCATTCTGTAGCCTGAAATGTTattgttgaacaaataaaaaaaaacttatttaataaggaaaaatacaaCTCAAACAATTACTCCCCATAATGCCTAACTagattctgtgttttttttcccttccctgtttAAATGAAAAACCCACATGAATCAAACTGCTGCTTCATCTTGTGTCTAATAGAAGGTTTTGTGCTCCCCCAGTCCCCCATGATATCACGAAATGTACAGTTCTAATAGGAGTCCTACGCAAGACTGAATAAAGCACAGCAAGAAACTTTCCATCTTTGGCCAAAAAGTCCAGACTTTTGCCCCCGGTTTAATCCTTCAGGAAATTCTCAATGGATCTAGGATTCTGGCTCAAATTTCTATGCATCAGTGACCTTCAACGAAAAGGCAcaactagatttttttaaacctatggtGTCGCAGTCTAAGCCGTCACAAAATTCAGACAGGGTCTAGGGTTCAGATGATGAAGGGCTGTATCCAGAGCCTTGAGGAGGGGGAGGTCTAGGGAAGACTTGGCAGGTGTGAGGGAAGAAGGGgaatgtattagtctgctcaggctgccataacaaaatactcctggcagctggaagtccaagatcaaattCCTACTAGGGTTTCTGGTGAGGCAGGATCACCAGATCCTGGAtcgtagatggccaccttcttgctatgtcttcacatggcctttcctctgtgagtgtgtgcagagagagagagagagaaatctctcgtgtctcttcttataaggacactgatccTATTAGATTAGGGCCTCACTtgttttaaccttaattatctccttaaaatcccagtctccaaatatagtcacgtTGGGGGTTATagcttcaacatatgacttttggGGGTACATGATTCAGTCCATACAGAGGAGGCAGTAGGGGCCTGGGGAGAGTACTGGCTGAAGAGGAACCCCAGGCCTGACCTGTAAGTGCTGCTCTGGCCAGTGAGTGGAGGCGGCCCAGGAGGATGAGGGAGGCTTGGTGGGACGGAGGGGAAGGGCATCTGGGGCTCAGGCATGGCAGTCGCCAAAGTTCTGAGGCTTTCAAGGGCTTGAGAAGGAGTCTAGGAGTCTGGGGCATAGGGCACGCAGGTTTGGAGGGGCAGGTGAGGGCCCGCCAGCTCCCCTCACTCAGTGATGCTGGGTTGCTCCACACGGAGCAGGAGTTTACGCTCCCaccttctcctctgccttctggcTTCAGCCTGGTCTCTTGTCTCCAGCGGGAGCCTTCCTCCCAGCCTTTTGTTGGTTACCAGCCCTCCAACTTGCCTTGACCTGTGATTTACAGCTGTTTCTCTCCCATGCCCCGGTCGTCAGGAGGCTCGTGCTCCGTTCTGGGCTGTTGGGGGACAttttctctgctgtattttgcATCTGCACCCCCTCCTTTCCCACTGTCGCTCACGACTAGCTTTCTTCCCTGCAGCGGTCTGGGATTTGCTGAATGGACGGCGTGCTGGAAGGGATTTAAGCCATACTTATGTTTACCATGTCTGACGTACTCTGATGTTTTCTGTTCTATActatctcaataaaaatgctGGTCAGTACTCAGTAAATCGATGGCACAACCAACCAACTATTGCCCATTAAGCTTAGACTAAGATGCAATTTGAATTTGACCCTGGAAGTACTAGGGAGCGACCGAAGGCAACTGAGAAGGGCAGTAACATGAGTAAGACCTGGAAGAAGGATATGGGGTGTGTGCAGGGGGTCGCATGCTACACTATACCAGACAGAAGAATTGGCCTGGGGTCAAATCCCGGCTCCACCTCTTCAGCTATGTGACCAGGACAGGGGAGGCGAAGCGTGTAGGCTGGGACAGCAGGCTCTCAGGGTTCCGACCCCAGCTTTGCCGTCTGCTGGCGGAGTGATCTTGGTAGGTTACCTGACATCTTGCTTCCTCAGAGAgatgttgtgaagatgaaatgagaaaagtgCACGCGTTCAGAAAGTGCTCGGCTCGTGGCGCACTTATAATaactgttaataataatataataactgtttattataatataataactgTTTTACTCAACCTTTCTGGATCTCAATTTCTTATTCTGTAGTAACACATCAGAGCTTGATTTTAAACGGAAACgaaataaaatctgtaaaaagaagTTTCTCCAAACTATCTTCATGTGATGTACTCTAACATAttcagtttttgtgtgtgtgtgtgtagtacgtgggcctctcactgttgtggccttgtggagcacaggctccggacgcgcaggctcagcggccacggctcacgggcccagccgctccgcggcatgtgggatcctcccggaccggggcacgaacccgtgtcccctgcaacggcaggcggactctcaaccaccgcgccaccagggaagcccacatattcAGATTtatacgccaccagggaagcccacatattcAGATTTATACGatctcattaaagaaaaaaaaaagagtactgtCAGTGACCCAGCCTacagaatatatgtatttttttcttttctttttttttgggggggggggcggtcttagttgcagcatgcagggtcttcattgcggcatgcgagGTCTTCAGTTGCATCAGGCGGGATCattttttagttgtggcgtgcggacttcttagttgtggcatagagcagttttaggttcatagcaaaagtGAACGGtgggtacagagagttcccacatgCTCCCGCCCGTCCCCCCCATTCCTTCAGCCTCCCCCACCAGAGATACCTCCATTACAATCATTGAACCtccactgacacatcattatcatccgGAGCCCATAGTTTACACCggtgttcactcttggtgttgtacattgcACGGGCTTGGACAAATGTGTGATGACAGGTATCCACCATTAaagtgtcatacagagtagtttcactgccctaaaaatcctctgtgctctgcctcgTCCTGCCTCTCTctagactcttttttttaacacagtcCCCGGGTCACAGACTATGCTCAGTAGCTCGCGGTGTAGAAGATGCTGCTGGGAGCCGTTGCAATGGCTCAGGCAGTGGCTGCAAGTCTGGAAGACAGGGGAGGCTGTGGAACATTGTGTGGGAAGGGCAgagcgggtggggggggggctggggaggtgggagccTGGGGGCTCAAGGCTCTGGGGGCCGGTGGCGGTGGCGCTTGTCTGCAGAGAAATGGCAAGCGGCGGACGGACAGCGAGGACTTCCAGGCAGAATTCCAATCCGCTAACCGGCGCGTGTCCATCAGCCGGGATGGCGGGAAGCTCTGGATGCAGAGGAGGCCACGCTGGGCTCGACTCCCATTTCgcggtgtgaccttgggcagtccCTTCCCTGCTACCGGGGGCCGGACTGGCTGTCCCGGTCGGACAGTGCTCGGGGGGAGGCCGAAGTGCCGCCCGGGGCAGGGCGGCGTTAGGGGGCGTTAGGGAACCTGCCAGGCCCAGGCGGGGTCGGCCGGCCCGGACGCGGGAGCCGCGTCTGAAGGGCTCTCTCGGGCACGCTCTCGGGCGGAGCAACAGGCGGCCGTGTTCCCTCACCATCGACCTTCTGGACGCAGCAGGGAGAGAGAAACTTCGCAGCCAGCAGCGCCGGCCGGCCTGCCGCCTTCAGGCCCGGGGGTCCCGGGCCCGTGGGGGACCTGCGGCGCCGGGAGGGCCGGGCAGCCGCGCGGCCGTGGCGGTGGCCGGCGCGCAGCCGTGCCCGTCTGCCCAAGGGTTAACCCGTTCCCCTGCAGCTGCCGCGCGTGCCTTGCAGAATTCCACCAGAAGAGGGTACAGTTTGAAAAGCTCCTGACGTCAGGCTGGAATTCCTATTGTGTTTGGAACCGGCTCGGGCACAGCAAGCCCAAGTTGCTCTCCGCACACCTCGGCGGGCTGCGTGGGGCCGGCGGCCGCGGGGCCCGTCTCGCGCCGGGGTCGCACGCGGGGAGCCGCGCGCCCGGGGACGGAGGACGGTGCCTGCTGCCCACGAGGGGACCCCACTCCCGCCGGCGGCCGGGCCGAAGCGGCGGATCGCGCCACCCGGGAGCCGGGCTGAGCGCTCGGGGCGAGGCCGGTGGCCGCGAGAGCCCCCCGCCGGCGCGCCCCGGCGCCCGGATGCCCGCCCGGAGCCCCGCCGCCAGCTGAGCGCGCGGGGCGAGGCCGGTGGCCGCGAGAGCCCCCCGCCGGCGCGCCCCGGCGCCCGGATGCCCGCCCGGAGCCCCGCCGCCAGGCGCCTGCCTCCCCCGCGGCGCGCCCCGGCCCGCCGCCGCCCGCTGTGACCGCGCCTGCAGGCAGGCGGGCGCCGGCCGGGCTTCCCCGAGGGCCGCGCGGCGGCGGGACCCGCCGGAccccccggcggcggcggcggcggcagggcGCGGAGCCGAGGCCGCGCGGGCACTCGCCGGGAGGATGGACGGGGCCGGGGAGCGCAGCCTCCCGGAGCCGGGCAGCCGGGGCTCCCGGGCGGGAGACGACATGGAGATCGTCGTCAACGTGGGAGGCGTGCGGCGGGTGCTGTACGGAGACCTCCTCAGCCGGTACCCCGAGACCCGGCTGGCGGAGCTCATCGACTGCTTGGCCGGGGGCTACGacaccatcttctccctgtgcgACGACTACGACCCCGGGAAGCGCGAGTTCTACTTCGACAGGGACCCGGACGCGTTCAAGTGTGTCATCGAGGTGTACTATTTCGGGGAGGTCCACATGAAGAAGGGCATCTGCCCCATCTGCTTCAAGAACGAGATGGACTTCTGGAAGGTGGACCTCAAGTTCCTGGACGACTGCTGCAAGAGCCACCTGAGCGAGAAGCGCGAGGAGCTGGAGGAGATTGCGCGCCGCGTGCAGCTCATTCTGGACGACCTGGGCGTGGACACGGCCGAGGGCCGCTGGCAGCGCTGCCAGAAGTGCGTCTGGAAGTTCCTGGAGAAGCCCGAGTCTTCGTGTCCGGCGCGGGTGGTGGCCGTGCTGTCCTTCCTGCTCATCCTCGTCTCGTCGGTGGTCATGTGCATGGGCACCATCCCCGAGCTGCAGGTGCTGGACGCCGAGGGCAACCGCGTGGAGCACCCGGCGCTGGAGAGCGTGGAGACGGCGTGCATCGGCTGGTTCACGCTGGAGTACCTGCTGCGCCTGTTCTCCTCGCCCAACAAGCTGCACTTCGCGCTGTCCTTCATGAACATCGTGGACGTGCTGGCCATCCTCCCCTTCTACGTGGGCCTCACGCTCACGCACCTGGGCGCCCGCATGATGGAGCTGACCAACGTGCAGCAGGCCGTGCAGGCCCTGCGGATCATGCGTGTCGCCCGCATCTTCAAGCTGGCGCGCCACTCCTCGGGGCTGCAGACCCTCACCTACGCCCTCAAGCGCAGCTTCAAGGAGCTGGGGCTGCTGCTCATGTATCTGGCCGTGGGCATCTTCGTCTTCTCGGCCCTGGGCTACACCATGGAGCAGAGCCACCCGGAGACCTTGTTTAAGAGCATCCCGCAGTCCTTCTGGTGGGCCATCATCACGATGACCACGGTTGGCTACGGGGACATCTACCCCAAGACCACCCTGGGCAAGCTCAATGCAGCCATCAGCTTCCTGTGTGGGGTCATTGCCATCGCCCTGCCCATCCACCCCATCATCAACAACTTTGTCAGATACTACAACAAGCAGCGAGTCCTGGAAACGGCAGCCAAGCACGAGCTGGAGTTGATGGAGCTCAACTCCAGCAGTGTGGGCGAGGGCAAGACAGGGGGCTCCCGCGGCGACCTGGACAACCTCCCGCCCGAGCCCGCCGGGAAGGAGGGGCTGAGCTGGAGCAGCCAGCTGAAGATCTCCCGCAGCGACACCTTCATCCCCCTGCTGACCGAGGAGAAGCACCACAGGACCCGGCTCCAGAGCTGCAAGTGACGAGGGACGGCCTGCGCACAGACGGACTGGGCTGGTGGATAGAGGGATGGACGGGTGTGACAGGCCTGCCAGTGACTGCCCGGGAGGGGCTGTCCTTTGTCCCCCAACCCTCTCCTGAACAGAACTCTGAAGGCCCTCTTGGGCACCTCTGATGAGGCCGGGTAAGATCCCTCTGTGTTTCCGGCTGTccaggggccggggtgggggggcgggggcggggaggggagtcCCGGGATCACTGACAGTGTGGGGTGGTGAGGGCTGTGGTCTGGCTGACGGCAGGAGCCCTCGCCCGGTTCTGTATCTCCTTCAATAAAGCCTCCTGCTCTCTGCGCCCGCCTGTGTGGTAGGTTCTGTCACAGGCTGGCCgctccccaccctgtcccccgCCACACACCCCCCCCACTCCCAGACGCGGCTCAGGCCCTCCCGGGAGGTAGGTGTCCAGCCCAGAGGGTTTACTTTTAGCCGAGGGCTAGTTAAAGGAGGGCTCATACATAGGGTTCAGCCCAGGGAGCTTTGCCACAATCCAGGAGGCCCTGTGCCTCCTGTTTCCTTCTGAGGAAAAGCTTACGCCCAGGAGAGGAAGCATTCACGGAACGGGGAACACCAAGCAGTGGGGTTACCATCTCTTAATCACCTGTGCAAGGCCCTTTTCACAACTTCTTTCCATTCCTTCCAGCAACCCTGCTAGCTAGGTAGGccgccccacccacccccttttaGAGAAGAAGAAACTCAGGCCCCAGGGCACACAGAGCAGGGATTCAGTCCCAGGTCTGATGACCCCCAAAGCACATTCATTCTCTTTGATGTGAGGAGGTCTTGGGACAGAGGCGTGTGCTTGGGCCATGAGGGGAGGGTCTGCAGACCAGCAGAGGGGTTGAGCTTCCTCGGGGTGGACGTGCCTGTCTTCCAGCTCATCCTTTCTCCTAGAACCAGCACTTCTGAGGTACCAGCTGAATGGACAAACTTGAGCACGCTCCGAGTGGCCCGCTGCCAGCCTAGTCTGCGAACCCCCGGGGAACAGACACAGACAGACCTAGATTTGAATTCCAGGGAATGAGGAGGTGATCTCTGAGATGCCTTCTAGCTTAAACACTGTTCTCTACCATCCCTCCCTTACCACTcccttacttgctgtgtgaccttaggcctgttgcttaacctctctgatcctcattCTGATCATTTATTAAGTGGAAGAATTACTTCAGGGAatcacagtgcttagcacagtgcctggcacatagtagctaCTCA
The sequence above is a segment of the Physeter macrocephalus isolate SW-GA chromosome 12, ASM283717v5, whole genome shotgun sequence genome. Coding sequences within it:
- the KCNF1 gene encoding voltage-gated potassium channel regulatory subunit KCNF1, with product MDGAGERSLPEPGSRGSRAGDDMEIVVNVGGVRRVLYGDLLSRYPETRLAELIDCLAGGYDTIFSLCDDYDPGKREFYFDRDPDAFKCVIEVYYFGEVHMKKGICPICFKNEMDFWKVDLKFLDDCCKSHLSEKREELEEIARRVQLILDDLGVDTAEGRWQRCQKCVWKFLEKPESSCPARVVAVLSFLLILVSSVVMCMGTIPELQVLDAEGNRVEHPALESVETACIGWFTLEYLLRLFSSPNKLHFALSFMNIVDVLAILPFYVGLTLTHLGARMMELTNVQQAVQALRIMRVARIFKLARHSSGLQTLTYALKRSFKELGLLLMYLAVGIFVFSALGYTMEQSHPETLFKSIPQSFWWAIITMTTVGYGDIYPKTTLGKLNAAISFLCGVIAIALPIHPIINNFVRYYNKQRVLETAAKHELELMELNSSSVGEGKTGGSRGDLDNLPPEPAGKEGLSWSSQLKISRSDTFIPLLTEEKHHRTRLQSCK